One part of the Bacteroidia bacterium genome encodes these proteins:
- a CDS encoding MlaD family protein, with amino-acid sequence MNLSNEAKVGIFVVGALAMVIFGLQYISGSKYFGAPLTLYAKYANVEGLSRGNPITINGFQVGRITALDLNVKAGMATAKLEFDKDFEIPANSEAMIYSSDLLGSKAIKIWVPDSLAPTSELVQDGQLIKGTLDKGIFAEAEDLVTSQGAEILVEVAKLSVKLNEIVAQTQALLDDKSSQTTLRATLSNIRETSENLTSITDEVDSLAKEINRVARDAVSIVGNVEDNNDNINNIIANVTRTTDSLVTASSEVKDLMTDASSAVAHVENMIAKLDTTSGTLGMLLNDTQLYDSLTATTENVNALLREVRRNPGNFFDDFKIYLIERKKKEKRDKKKTEEQKITGPGG; translated from the coding sequence ATGAATCTCAGTAACGAGGCTAAGGTCGGAATATTTGTCGTTGGAGCATTGGCCATGGTTATTTTTGGCCTGCAGTATATTTCCGGATCCAAATACTTTGGAGCACCTCTTACCCTATATGCAAAATACGCCAATGTTGAAGGCTTGAGCAGAGGGAATCCCATAACCATCAATGGTTTTCAGGTAGGCAGAATTACGGCCCTTGATCTCAATGTCAAGGCAGGTATGGCTACCGCAAAACTGGAGTTTGACAAGGATTTTGAAATCCCTGCAAATTCAGAAGCCATGATCTATAGTTCTGACTTATTGGGCTCCAAGGCAATCAAAATCTGGGTGCCGGACTCTTTGGCACCTACCAGCGAACTGGTACAGGATGGTCAATTGATCAAAGGAACTCTGGATAAAGGAATTTTTGCGGAAGCAGAAGATTTGGTTACCTCTCAGGGTGCAGAGATTCTGGTGGAAGTTGCTAAACTCTCCGTAAAACTCAATGAGATTGTAGCTCAGACGCAAGCATTGCTGGACGACAAAAGTAGCCAGACAACATTACGAGCCACCCTCAGCAACATACGCGAAACCTCTGAAAACCTGACCAGCATTACAGATGAAGTTGATAGCCTGGCGAAAGAGATCAATCGGGTGGCAAGAGATGCGGTAAGTATTGTCGGAAATGTTGAAGATAACAATGACAATATCAACAACATCATCGCGAATGTAACCCGTACCACAGATTCACTGGTAACAGCTTCCAGCGAAGTAAAGGACCTGATGACAGATGCCAGTTCTGCAGTTGCTCATGTCGAAAACATGATCGCCAAACTGGACACAACTTCAGGAACCCTGGGGATGCTACTCAATGATACTCAACTCTACGATAGCCTTACGGCCACCACCGAAAATGTAAACGCGCTTTTAAGAGAAGTCAGAAGAAATCCTGGTAATTTTTTCGATGATTTCAAGATTTACCTAATCGAAAGGAAGAAGAAAGAGAAGCGAGACAAAAAGAAAACTGAAGAGCAAAAAATCACCGGACCGGGAGGCTAA
- a CDS encoding ankyrin repeat domain-containing protein, translated as MQERSLLEVFEGLTNGDYEMLVRYLEAGGDPDARDPYGHTLLHLAVHEGLIDSLRLLLRSGANVEEEDDFGNTPMQVACMIGRREVANLLLEYGAKIDSTSSTRTWTPLMLALNKSHEEVAEWLIKQGANPNHVDQEQGWTPLLVACDQGMKELSIKLIQQGGQVDAKVKSGDARGCSAIHLVSYYGTVEVIDELIRRGVDINLRPEGGGLGALHWAVYNGHMELLTYLLEKGADANLPAPGLYQSRNPLHFAVANSRPEMARLLLDYNADPLYKDDEDQSPLDIAFRRFKESGSHKDQYLLQLLEAYV; from the coding sequence ATGCAGGAAAGATCACTATTGGAGGTATTTGAAGGTTTAACCAACGGAGATTATGAAATGCTCGTTCGTTACCTCGAAGCTGGCGGAGACCCCGACGCACGGGATCCGTACGGACATACCTTGCTGCACCTTGCTGTACATGAAGGACTCATTGATTCCCTGCGTTTACTCCTCAGATCAGGAGCGAATGTAGAGGAGGAAGATGATTTTGGAAATACCCCCATGCAAGTTGCTTGTATGATCGGTAGAAGAGAGGTAGCTAACCTCTTATTGGAGTATGGAGCAAAAATTGACTCCACTTCTTCTACTCGTACCTGGACTCCTTTGATGCTTGCTCTAAATAAGAGCCATGAAGAAGTGGCCGAATGGCTAATTAAGCAAGGTGCAAATCCCAATCATGTGGATCAGGAACAAGGCTGGACTCCCTTATTGGTCGCCTGTGATCAAGGCATGAAGGAATTGAGCATAAAATTGATTCAGCAAGGAGGGCAGGTAGATGCCAAAGTCAAAAGTGGAGATGCCCGTGGATGTTCGGCCATTCATCTGGTCAGTTATTACGGCACTGTTGAAGTTATAGACGAACTGATCCGCAGAGGAGTTGATATCAACCTCCGTCCGGAAGGAGGAGGATTAGGTGCCTTGCATTGGGCCGTTTATAATGGTCATATGGAATTGCTCACCTATTTATTGGAAAAAGGAGCCGATGCCAATCTACCCGCACCCGGCCTTTATCAAAGTAGAAACCCTCTTCATTTCGCAGTAGCAAACAGTCGCCCGGAAATGGCCCGGCTTCTGCTGGATTATAACGCTGATCCCCTTTACAAAGATGATGAGGACCAAAGCCCATTAGATATCGCTTTTAGAAGATTCAAAGAAAGCGGTTCCCACAAAGACCAGTATCTCCTGCAATTGCTGGAAGCCTATGTGTAA
- a CDS encoding dehydrogenase E1 component subunit alpha/beta produces the protein MNFQRGDLTNTQLLDLYRDLLYPRLVEEKMLILLRQGKISKWFSGIGQEGIAVGLTKALQSSDYILPLHRNLGVFTTRKIPLKRLLGQWLGKASGFTQGRDRSFHFASLEHRVIGMISHLGAMLPVADGLALASNLNRQNQIAVAFSGDGGTSEGDFHEAINVASVWDLPVIFVIENNGYGLSTPTWEQYKCERLAQRAEGYGIKGYTIDGNNVLEVYSTVRKIAQEMREDRKPVILECKTFRMRGHEEASGTKYVPQSMMDAWAKRDPVSNFADFLLTQEVLDGAQIVEIQKEIKQEINQTVQVAMEESNISIQLEKETKEIFAPAKIDWIAPDPSNSREMRFVDAISNALKLGMEKHDEMVIMGQDIADYGGVFKITDGFIDHFGKHRVRNTPICESAIVGIGLGLSIEGKKSVVEMQFADFVSCAFNQIVNNLAKNHYRWGHAADVVIRMPAGGGVGAGPFHSQTNEAWFTQVPGLKVLYPSNPTDAKGLLLAAIDEPNPVIYFEHKFLYRSQNEEVPEGYFHTPIGKAAVVEEGEDLSIITYGMGVHWAKEFSAASEDSIEIVDLRSLIPWDQETVFVSVRKTGKCIVLYEASYTGGFGGEIAASISENCFEHLDGPVKRVASLDTPVPFHPQLEIQYLPKERLKEVANDLLEF, from the coding sequence ATGAATTTCCAGCGCGGAGACCTTACCAACACCCAACTGCTGGACCTGTACAGGGACCTGCTTTATCCTCGTTTGGTAGAGGAAAAGATGTTAATCCTTCTCAGACAGGGAAAAATTAGCAAATGGTTTTCCGGGATTGGACAGGAAGGAATCGCAGTAGGCTTGACAAAGGCTCTTCAGAGTTCAGATTATATTCTTCCTTTACATAGAAATCTGGGTGTCTTTACTACCCGCAAAATTCCCTTAAAGCGACTTCTGGGACAATGGCTGGGAAAAGCTTCCGGCTTTACACAAGGCAGAGATCGCTCTTTCCATTTTGCTTCTTTAGAGCATAGAGTAATCGGCATGATCTCTCATCTGGGAGCCATGCTTCCTGTGGCAGATGGATTGGCATTGGCGAGTAACCTCAATAGACAGAATCAAATTGCTGTTGCTTTCTCAGGAGATGGAGGAACCAGTGAAGGGGATTTTCACGAAGCTATCAATGTCGCTTCTGTCTGGGATTTGCCGGTGATTTTTGTAATCGAAAATAATGGCTACGGCCTTTCTACTCCTACCTGGGAGCAATATAAATGTGAAAGACTGGCACAAAGAGCAGAAGGCTATGGTATAAAAGGATATACCATTGATGGCAATAATGTTCTGGAAGTCTATTCCACCGTTCGCAAAATCGCCCAGGAAATGCGAGAAGACAGAAAACCTGTGATTCTGGAATGCAAAACCTTTCGCATGAGAGGGCATGAAGAAGCTTCGGGTACCAAATATGTTCCCCAAAGTATGATGGATGCCTGGGCAAAACGGGATCCAGTCAGCAATTTTGCGGACTTTCTCCTCACACAAGAAGTATTAGATGGTGCACAGATAGTTGAAATCCAAAAGGAAATCAAGCAGGAGATCAATCAAACTGTGCAGGTAGCGATGGAGGAAAGCAATATCAGCATACAACTCGAAAAAGAAACCAAAGAAATATTTGCTCCTGCCAAAATAGACTGGATAGCTCCCGACCCTTCTAACAGTCGGGAAATGAGGTTTGTGGATGCGATCAGCAATGCCCTCAAACTTGGCATGGAAAAACATGATGAAATGGTCATCATGGGACAAGATATTGCGGATTATGGAGGGGTATTTAAAATAACAGATGGATTTATCGATCACTTTGGAAAACATCGGGTACGCAATACGCCCATTTGTGAATCCGCCATCGTAGGCATCGGTTTAGGTTTGTCTATTGAAGGGAAGAAGAGTGTAGTCGAAATGCAGTTTGCTGACTTTGTTTCTTGTGCCTTTAATCAAATCGTAAATAACCTCGCCAAAAATCATTACCGTTGGGGACATGCAGCTGATGTTGTGATTCGTATGCCTGCCGGCGGAGGTGTAGGAGCCGGACCTTTTCATTCTCAAACAAATGAAGCCTGGTTTACACAGGTTCCCGGATTGAAAGTACTATATCCCAGCAATCCAACGGATGCCAAAGGCCTCCTGCTAGCAGCCATAGACGAACCCAATCCTGTTATCTATTTCGAACATAAATTTCTCTATCGCTCCCAAAATGAGGAAGTGCCGGAAGGATACTTCCATACTCCCATAGGAAAAGCTGCTGTAGTTGAAGAAGGTGAAGACTTAAGCATCATTACTTATGGTATGGGGGTTCACTGGGCCAAAGAGTTCAGCGCAGCTTCCGAAGATTCCATCGAAATCGTCGATCTTCGCTCATTGATCCCCTGGGATCAGGAAACTGTATTTGTTTCCGTCCGTAAAACCGGCAAGTGCATCGTATTGTACGAAGCCAGCTATACCGGTGGATTTGGAGGAGAAATTGCTGCCAGCATTTCCGAAAATTGCTTTGAGCATTTGGACGGTCCGGTAAAAAGAGTAGCCTCTTTGGACACCCCTGTTCCTTTTCATCCACAGCTGGAAATACAATATTTGCCAAAAGAACGTTTAAAGGAGGTGGCCAATGATCTTTTGGAATTTTAG
- a CDS encoding FAD-dependent oxidoreductase encodes MSENLSKDSSCIIIGASHAGVNCAFQLRREGWEGEILLFEAAKELPYHRPPLSKSCLVEEELQLNFLKPKDSYSKSQIDLKLGKKIIKIDTDQKEVHCEEGETYRYDKLVLATGAAAMVPPISGLSEANNCFVLRSAADVKHIRNRVQSAVSPKVLIIGGGFIGLEVAASLRKMGLEVVLLEREQRLLARVSSPEISAFYENYHTEKGVEIFCSKGVSHIESQSGKNIISCTDGSNYEADFIILGTGIRVHTELAREAGIEIEHGIKVNEYMETSVPDIYAIGDNSFHFNPIYQSYVRIESVPNAVAQARTAAQTICGNPSPYEEVPWFWSDQYELKFQTAGLLNGYDEAIMRKEGEHQFSLWYFKGDQLLAVDAVNSPKAYMMGRKYIKEKALLDKDKIRDTDLSLKQGLLLS; translated from the coding sequence TGCAGGAGTAAATTGTGCGTTTCAGTTAAGAAGGGAAGGATGGGAAGGTGAGATTCTGCTCTTTGAAGCAGCAAAGGAATTGCCCTATCATCGTCCACCTTTATCCAAATCCTGTTTGGTAGAGGAGGAATTGCAGCTCAACTTTCTCAAGCCCAAAGATAGCTACTCAAAAAGCCAAATCGACTTGAAGCTTGGGAAAAAAATCATAAAAATTGATACGGACCAAAAAGAGGTTCATTGTGAGGAGGGAGAAACATACCGCTACGACAAATTGGTATTGGCGACAGGCGCAGCAGCTATGGTACCTCCAATCTCTGGACTGTCGGAGGCGAATAATTGCTTTGTGCTTCGATCGGCGGCTGATGTAAAGCATATCAGAAATAGGGTTCAATCCGCAGTTTCTCCTAAAGTGCTCATCATCGGAGGGGGTTTTATCGGGCTGGAAGTTGCGGCATCTTTACGAAAAATGGGACTGGAGGTCGTTTTGCTGGAAAGAGAGCAAAGGCTCCTGGCTCGTGTGAGTTCCCCGGAAATTTCTGCCTTCTATGAGAATTACCATACAGAAAAAGGGGTAGAAATCTTTTGTTCCAAAGGGGTTTCCCATATAGAATCCCAATCAGGAAAAAACATCATCTCCTGCACCGACGGAAGCAATTACGAAGCAGATTTCATTATTCTTGGGACAGGAATAAGGGTTCATACTGAATTGGCAAGAGAAGCAGGAATTGAGATTGAGCATGGAATCAAGGTGAATGAATACATGGAGACTTCGGTTCCTGATATCTATGCGATCGGAGACAACAGTTTCCACTTTAATCCCATCTACCAAAGCTATGTGAGAATTGAGTCCGTGCCCAATGCCGTTGCTCAGGCACGGACCGCAGCTCAGACAATCTGCGGCAATCCTAGCCCCTATGAAGAAGTTCCCTGGTTTTGGTCTGATCAGTATGAGTTAAAATTTCAAACCGCGGGCCTTCTCAATGGCTATGATGAAGCCATCATGCGAAAAGAAGGCGAGCATCAATTTTCCCTATGGTATTTCAAAGGCGATCAATTGTTAGCGGTAGATGCCGTCAATTCTCCCAAAGCTTATATGATGGGAAGAAAGTATATTAAGGAGAAAGCATTGCTTGATAAGGATAAAATCAGGGATACGGATTTATCTCTCAAACAAGGCCTGCTTTTATCCTAA
- a CDS encoding NUDIX hydrolase, with the protein MKNPWKTLSSKIIYDNPWIKVQEDQVLNPSGKPGIYGTIHFKNQAVGVVPYEDGYIWMVGQYRYPLDIYSWEIPEGGGLWDENPLDTAKRELQEETGLRADRYEKLLEMHISNSVTDEWGIVYLAQGLKEGEANPEEDEDIRVEKMSLDYVYGEVEAGKITDSLTVAAIYKLMLLKAQGKLK; encoded by the coding sequence ATGAAAAATCCCTGGAAAACGCTTTCCAGCAAAATCATTTATGACAACCCCTGGATAAAAGTTCAGGAAGATCAGGTACTCAATCCTTCAGGAAAACCGGGGATTTATGGAACGATACATTTTAAGAATCAGGCTGTAGGAGTAGTTCCTTATGAGGATGGATATATTTGGATGGTGGGGCAATATCGCTATCCCCTTGACATCTACAGCTGGGAAATTCCCGAAGGAGGCGGACTTTGGGACGAGAATCCCCTGGACACCGCAAAAAGAGAATTACAGGAAGAAACCGGACTTCGGGCAGATCGCTATGAAAAATTGCTGGAAATGCATATCTCAAATTCAGTGACTGATGAATGGGGCATAGTTTATCTGGCGCAGGGACTGAAGGAGGGGGAAGCTAATCCAGAAGAAGATGAGGACATCCGCGTAGAAAAAATGAGTCTGGACTATGTGTATGGAGAGGTAGAAGCAGGAAAAATCACTGATTCTCTAACCGTAGCAGCCATTTATAAGCTTATGTTGCTCAAAGCACAAGGAAAGCTCAAATAA
- a CDS encoding methyltransferase type 11, translated as MNRNIHYGCGLSAPESWENYDVSPSLRLKSIPILGSLVKVEWQPNVKYGNIIKGIAPDNSAAFAYCSHVLEHLSLNDCRKAIKNTYMMLGEAGVFRLVVPDLKRLTELYLESGDSVAFIKDTLLGTENRMRGFKGVIHHLLSNRNHLWMWDYESLAKELESVGFKEVRRASFNDSSHEIFKEVEEASRFENALAIEAIK; from the coding sequence ATGAACAGAAACATACACTATGGATGTGGGCTATCAGCGCCTGAAAGCTGGGAAAATTATGATGTCTCTCCTTCCCTTCGGCTAAAAAGTATTCCCATACTTGGCAGCCTGGTAAAAGTCGAATGGCAGCCTAATGTAAAGTATGGTAATATCATAAAGGGCATAGCCCCTGATAACTCCGCAGCTTTCGCCTATTGTTCCCATGTATTGGAGCACCTATCCTTAAATGATTGCAGAAAGGCAATTAAGAATACTTATATGATGCTGGGAGAAGCTGGAGTATTCCGATTGGTGGTTCCGGATCTGAAAAGATTGACAGAATTGTATTTAGAATCCGGAGATAGCGTCGCCTTTATTAAAGATACCTTGCTCGGCACAGAAAACCGAATGAGGGGCTTTAAGGGGGTTATTCATCATTTACTTTCCAACAGAAATCACTTGTGGATGTGGGATTATGAAAGCCTGGCAAAAGAGTTGGAATCGGTAGGATTTAAAGAAGTTAGAAGGGCGAGCTTCAATGATTCCAGCCATGAAATATTCAAAGAAGTCGAAGAGGCTTCAAGATTTGAAAATGCGCTTGCCATAGAGGCCATCAAATGA